A single window of Brevundimonas vitisensis DNA harbors:
- the folB gene encoding dihydroneopterin aldolase gives MAPFPTVTAFPNADLPRREGLIVFVRGLSIQAGIGIHDHEQGRFQTLVIDVTLDLGPAPVDRLSDTVNYETIAEAARDIARSGHVGLVETFAERLALACLDDVRVRAVTVRIEKPGALDGAVAPGCELRYVR, from the coding sequence ATGGCTCCGTTTCCGACCGTGACCGCTTTTCCGAATGCCGACCTGCCGCGCCGCGAGGGGCTGATCGTCTTCGTGCGCGGATTGTCGATCCAGGCCGGAATCGGCATTCATGACCATGAACAGGGGCGGTTCCAGACCCTGGTGATCGATGTCACCCTGGACCTGGGCCCGGCCCCGGTCGATCGTCTGTCCGATACCGTGAACTATGAGACGATTGCGGAGGCGGCCCGCGACATCGCGCGCTCCGGCCATGTCGGTCTGGTCGAGACCTTTGCCGAGCGCCTGGCCCTGGCTTGCCTTGACGATGTGCGGGTGCGCGCCGTGACGGTCCGGATCGAGAAACCGGGCGCCCTGGACGGGGCCGTCGCCCCCGGATGCGAACTGCGTTACGTGCGCTGA
- a CDS encoding SDR family oxidoreductase yields the protein MRSSSAGLTEASDRGVALVTGAGRRIGRAIALELARVGFDIAVHHREPQGGGAADAQALIADIQALGRRAAAVTADLSDEAAVRTVVPAAVQALGPLTLLVNNASVFQDDRVGGLERGLWDQHMETNLRAPIVLAEAFAAQAPAGSSIVNLLDQKVAKPDPRFFSYSLSRAGLWWATRTLAQALAPHIRVNGVAPGPTLPSIHQTQADFDAEAAGTLLQKPGSPEAVASAVRWLVDADMVTGQMIAVDGGQHLAWHTPDIVE from the coding sequence ATGCGTTCGAGTTCGGCCGGGTTGACTGAGGCCTCTGACCGGGGCGTCGCCCTCGTCACCGGAGCGGGTCGCCGGATCGGTCGCGCCATCGCGTTGGAACTGGCGCGGGTCGGTTTCGACATCGCCGTGCACCATCGCGAGCCGCAGGGCGGCGGGGCCGCCGACGCCCAGGCGCTGATCGCCGACATACAGGCCCTGGGGCGGCGCGCCGCCGCCGTCACGGCCGACCTGTCGGATGAGGCCGCCGTGCGGACCGTCGTCCCGGCGGCGGTCCAGGCCCTGGGCCCCCTGACCCTGCTGGTCAACAATGCGTCGGTGTTTCAGGACGACCGCGTTGGCGGGCTGGAGCGCGGCCTGTGGGACCAGCATATGGAGACCAACCTGCGGGCACCGATCGTGCTGGCGGAGGCCTTTGCCGCCCAGGCCCCCGCCGGGTCCTCTATCGTCAACCTTCTGGACCAGAAGGTCGCCAAGCCCGATCCCCGATTCTTTTCCTACAGCCTGTCGCGGGCCGGCCTGTGGTGGGCGACGCGGACCCTGGCCCAGGCTCTGGCCCCGCACATCCGGGTCAATGGTGTGGCACCCGGCCCGACCCTGCCGTCGATTCACCAGACCCAGGCCGACTTCGATGCCGAGGCCGCAGGCACCCTCCTGCAAAAGCCCGGAAGTCCCGAGGCCGTGGCGAGCGCGGTACGGTGGCTTGTCGATGCCGACATGGTCACCGGCCAGATGATCGCCGTCGATGGCGGCCAGCACCTGGCCTGGCACACACCCGACATTGTGGAGTAA
- a CDS encoding NUDIX domain-containing protein: MTDWRARIEPFTRPLFFALSRATRGMTLGVRIAAVDEGGRVLLVRHTYLPGWWLPGGGVDRGETTDAAAVRELREETGLIATAPPRLISIHSNERFFRGDHVLVYRVDAFEAGPSDSRGEIDAVEWFDPLNLPSDVNRGSRDRLAEIFQGIPLSPHW; encoded by the coding sequence ATGACCGACTGGCGTGCCCGCATCGAGCCCTTCACCCGTCCGCTCTTCTTCGCCCTGTCACGGGCCACGCGCGGCATGACCCTGGGCGTCAGGATCGCCGCCGTCGATGAAGGCGGCAGGGTTCTGTTGGTGCGCCACACCTATCTGCCCGGATGGTGGCTGCCCGGCGGCGGCGTGGATCGGGGCGAAACGACCGATGCAGCGGCGGTGCGTGAACTGCGCGAGGAGACGGGGCTGATCGCCACCGCGCCGCCGCGCCTGATCTCAATCCACTCCAACGAGCGGTTCTTTCGCGGCGATCATGTCCTGGTCTATCGGGTAGACGCCTTTGAAGCCGGGCCCTCGGACAGCCGGGGTGAAATAGATGCCGTGGAGTGGTTCGATCCCCTCAACCTGCCCTCGGACGTCAATCGCGGCAGCCGCGATCGCCTGGCCGAGATATTCCAGGGCATCCCGCTCAGCCCCCACTGGTGA
- a CDS encoding S46 family peptidase translates to MSLRRLGLTASFAAMGGVAFVLAAAPAMAREEGMWTFNNFPIALVNQKYGTNIDQAWLDNLRSASVRLNGCSASFVSGEGLILTNHHCVLSCVQELSTAENDYVQNGWMPATREEEKTCLGQTAEVLTDIIDVTDRVLAAGQGLTGAEFTQARNAETAKIQQENCNGDPKLTCQVISFYRGGQYALYKFRKYDDVRLVFAPELQAAFFGGDPDNFNFPRYALDAAFLRAYEDGKPVETPNHLVWNSSAPAEGDVTFVVGNPGSTSRLLTMSQLEWTRDQQLPITLIQGSELRGRMLAYAATSAEAKRVATDPIFGLENSFKVWYGQNQALLDPAFMAKKREEEAALRAAVDADPALKQRIGDPWSELAQIQSVARELYLPYRQLEQGAGSRSTLYSIGRAIVRTGKAREAGRVSDAQMAQFGQRVSADLPIDAGLEEVYLGFWLSKTREYLTVDNPQVKALLGNESPEALADRLVSTTRLADPAFRAQVATMTPAEMAAADPLLAFILANDDAAAAIGARWNNEVTAPTAQAAERVAQARFAVYGTNQYPDATFSLRISYGQVQGWTYRGVEVPAFTYIGGLYERATGSEPFNLAPSFAAAEDRVNKQAVYNFVSTNDIIGGNSGSPVVNAKGEVIGAAFDGNIHSLGGSYGYDAALNRTVTVSTAAITEALRTVYRQPHLLAELGVE, encoded by the coding sequence ATGTCGCTTCGTCGTCTGGGCCTGACCGCCTCCTTTGCCGCCATGGGCGGTGTTGCCTTTGTTCTGGCCGCCGCGCCCGCCATGGCTCGTGAAGAAGGGATGTGGACCTTCAACAACTTCCCCATCGCCCTGGTGAACCAGAAATACGGCACCAACATCGACCAGGCCTGGCTGGACAATCTGCGTTCGGCCTCGGTGCGCCTGAACGGCTGTTCGGCCTCGTTCGTGTCGGGCGAAGGCCTGATCCTGACGAACCACCACTGCGTCCTCAGCTGCGTGCAGGAGCTGTCGACGGCTGAGAACGACTATGTCCAGAACGGCTGGATGCCCGCCACGCGCGAGGAAGAAAAGACCTGCCTGGGCCAGACGGCCGAGGTCCTGACCGACATCATCGACGTTACCGACCGCGTCCTGGCCGCCGGCCAGGGCCTGACGGGGGCGGAGTTCACCCAGGCCCGCAACGCCGAAACCGCCAAGATCCAGCAGGAAAACTGCAATGGCGATCCCAAGCTGACGTGCCAGGTCATCAGCTTCTATCGCGGTGGTCAGTACGCCCTGTACAAGTTCCGCAAATATGACGACGTCCGGTTGGTCTTCGCGCCCGAGCTTCAGGCGGCCTTCTTCGGCGGCGACCCCGACAACTTCAACTTCCCGCGCTATGCCCTCGATGCCGCCTTCCTGCGCGCCTATGAGGACGGCAAGCCGGTCGAGACACCGAACCACCTGGTCTGGAACTCGTCGGCTCCGGCCGAGGGCGACGTGACCTTCGTGGTCGGCAACCCCGGCTCGACCTCGCGCCTGCTGACCATGAGCCAGCTGGAATGGACCCGCGACCAGCAGCTGCCGATCACCCTGATCCAGGGCTCGGAACTGCGCGGACGCATGCTGGCCTATGCCGCCACCAGCGCCGAGGCCAAGCGGGTCGCGACCGACCCGATCTTCGGTCTCGAGAACAGCTTCAAGGTCTGGTACGGCCAGAACCAGGCGCTGCTGGACCCCGCCTTCATGGCCAAGAAGCGTGAAGAAGAGGCCGCCCTGCGCGCCGCCGTCGATGCCGACCCGGCCCTGAAGCAGCGCATCGGCGATCCGTGGAGCGAGCTGGCCCAGATCCAGTCCGTGGCCCGCGAGCTTTACCTGCCCTACCGCCAGCTGGAGCAGGGGGCGGGCAGCCGCTCGACCCTGTATTCCATCGGCCGGGCGATCGTCCGCACCGGCAAGGCCCGCGAGGCCGGCCGTGTCAGCGACGCGCAGATGGCTCAGTTCGGCCAGCGCGTCAGTGCCGATCTGCCGATCGATGCCGGGCTGGAAGAAGTCTATCTGGGCTTCTGGCTGTCCAAGACCCGCGAATATCTGACGGTCGACAATCCGCAGGTGAAGGCTCTGCTGGGCAATGAAAGCCCCGAGGCCCTGGCCGACCGTCTGGTCTCGACGACCCGGCTGGCCGATCCCGCCTTCCGCGCCCAGGTCGCCACCATGACCCCGGCGGAAATGGCCGCCGCCGATCCTCTGCTGGCCTTCATCCTGGCCAATGACGATGCTGCTGCTGCCATCGGCGCGCGCTGGAACAACGAGGTCACCGCGCCGACCGCTCAGGCTGCCGAGCGCGTGGCCCAGGCCCGCTTTGCCGTTTACGGGACCAACCAGTATCCGGACGCCACCTTCAGCCTGCGCATCTCCTACGGCCAGGTGCAGGGCTGGACCTATCGCGGCGTCGAGGTCCCGGCCTTCACCTACATCGGCGGACTCTATGAGCGCGCCACGGGATCGGAGCCGTTCAACCTGGCACCGTCCTTCGCTGCGGCGGAGGATCGGGTGAACAAGCAGGCGGTCTATAACTTCGTTTCGACCAACGACATCATCGGCGGCAACTCCGGCTCGCCGGTGGTCAATGCCAAGGGCGAGGTGATCGGTGCCGCCTTCGACGGCAACATCCACTCCCTGGGCGGCAGCTATGGCTATGACGCCGCGCTGAACCGCACGGTAACGGTCTCGACGGCGGCCATCACCGAGGCGCTGCGGACGGTCTATCGCCAGCCCCATCTGCTGGCCGAACTGGGCGTCGAATAG
- a CDS encoding N-acetyltransferase, with product MPARDFAPADIPAVDALHRSVGWPVRSAAGWTWLRQNPAQRATGSPLGYVLADDQDRPAAFLGNLVQGFRQGERTVYGATGFSLIVPPEKAGRSRGLVKALMTQPGMFAHYTFNANPAAARIYDRIGLEPWPVGTHALKLSWIIDPLVCAAGRGLRQIDDRWPGLTPRLGERLMNRRLGQGRSLRLPAGVTVLTDLTDSSPYAAFWQALVAEGRLVADRNPAMLRWRLANPDVTTAPLALIGSHGGRVVGHALAVLAKDNAISPPVLEVIDLIALEGHPEAVASLMQAMIEAAPSLGAAKVRLQVVSPRLLSQLGGWERRARREGGWGHGHATFAADGPDPAGWSPTPLDGDYLICLRPVPVSGARVL from the coding sequence ATGCCCGCGCGAGACTTCGCACCTGCGGACATTCCTGCGGTCGACGCGCTGCATCGCAGTGTCGGCTGGCCCGTGCGGTCCGCTGCCGGTTGGACATGGTTGCGGCAAAACCCGGCCCAACGCGCCACCGGTTCGCCCCTTGGCTATGTGCTGGCCGACGATCAGGACAGACCTGCGGCCTTTCTGGGCAATCTGGTGCAGGGCTTTCGCCAGGGCGAGCGGACCGTCTATGGCGCGACAGGCTTTTCGCTGATTGTTCCGCCCGAGAAGGCCGGTCGCAGCCGGGGTCTGGTCAAGGCCCTGATGACCCAGCCGGGCATGTTTGCCCACTATACGTTCAACGCCAATCCGGCGGCGGCGCGCATCTATGACCGGATCGGGCTGGAGCCGTGGCCGGTCGGAACCCATGCCCTGAAGCTGTCCTGGATCATTGATCCGCTGGTCTGTGCGGCCGGGCGGGGTCTGAGGCAGATCGACGACCGCTGGCCCGGTCTGACCCCACGTCTGGGCGAGCGGCTGATGAACCGGCGCCTGGGGCAGGGGCGATCATTGCGCTTGCCCGCCGGGGTCACGGTCCTGACCGATTTGACCGACAGCTCGCCCTATGCCGCCTTCTGGCAGGCTCTGGTGGCCGAGGGACGGCTGGTCGCCGACCGCAACCCGGCGATGCTGCGCTGGCGTCTGGCGAACCCGGACGTCACGACCGCCCCGCTTGCCCTGATTGGCAGCCATGGGGGCAGGGTTGTCGGCCATGCCCTGGCTGTCCTGGCCAAGGACAACGCGATTTCCCCGCCTGTGCTGGAGGTCATCGATCTGATCGCTCTGGAAGGCCACCCGGAGGCGGTGGCGTCCCTGATGCAGGCCATGATTGAGGCTGCGCCGAGCTTGGGTGCCGCCAAGGTCCGATTGCAGGTGGTTTCGCCCCGGCTGTTGTCACAGCTGGGTGGCTGGGAACGGCGGGCTCGGCGTGAGGGCGGCTGGGGCCATGGGCACGCCACCTTTGCCGCCGATGGCCCGGATCCCGCCGGCTGGTCGCCGACGCCGCTGGACGGGGATTACCTGATCTGCCTCAGGCCCGTGCCGGTCAGCGGGGCTCGGGTCCTCTGA
- the mscL gene encoding large-conductance mechanosensitive channel protein MscL — protein MSLLSEFKEFAARGNVVDLAVGVIIGAAFGKIVTSLVEQVVMPPIGLILGRVDFSELKLVLAPENPATTEIEEVAIQYGAFINTVIQFLIVAFVVFLMVKAINKLRRQQAAEPQAAPPAPTPTEALLAEIRDELRAGAVRGPEPR, from the coding sequence TTGAGCCTTCTGTCCGAGTTCAAGGAATTCGCGGCTCGCGGAAATGTGGTCGATCTGGCCGTCGGGGTCATCATCGGCGCAGCCTTCGGCAAGATCGTCACCAGCCTGGTCGAACAGGTGGTCATGCCGCCGATCGGCCTGATCCTGGGACGCGTCGATTTCTCGGAGCTGAAGCTGGTCCTGGCCCCCGAGAACCCCGCCACCACCGAAATCGAGGAGGTCGCCATCCAGTATGGGGCCTTCATCAATACCGTCATTCAGTTCCTGATCGTCGCCTTCGTGGTGTTTCTGATGGTCAAGGCGATCAACAAGCTGCGGCGCCAGCAGGCGGCGGAACCTCAGGCCGCTCCGCCGGCCCCCACGCCCACCGAGGCCCTTCTGGCCGAGATCCGCGATGAGCTTCGTGCCGGAGCCGTCAGAGGACCCGAGCCCCGCTGA
- a CDS encoding integration host factor subunit beta: MIKSELIEKLAAENTHLTHAEVERVVNIVLGRMVDTLSDGGRVELRGFGAFSVRSRPARAGRNPRTGETVDVPAKSVPFFKSGKELRERLNASGDA, encoded by the coding sequence ATGATCAAATCGGAACTGATCGAGAAATTGGCGGCCGAGAACACCCATCTGACCCATGCCGAGGTCGAACGGGTGGTCAACATCGTTCTGGGCCGGATGGTGGACACCTTGTCCGATGGTGGCCGCGTCGAGCTGCGCGGTTTCGGGGCCTTCTCCGTCCGCAGCCGTCCGGCGCGCGCTGGACGCAACCCGCGCACCGGCGAAACCGTTGACGTCCCCGCCAAGTCCGTCCCCTTCTTCAAGAGCGGCAAGGAACTGCGCGAGCGCCTAAACGCGTCCGGCGACGCTTGA
- a CDS encoding serine hydrolase domain-containing protein, with translation MNRRQALFGLAGLAAAPLIGGARQVQDTGDLWARIRAMGEAIIAEGLTPGLQISVRQGAEVVFQQGFGQANVETATPMTASSVLRIGSLTKQFTAATLLLLEAEGRLSLTDPLSRFLPDFPRAADLTLERMLDHTSGLGNYTDAASLNTFLQAGRPDRSMAEMVEIMKASPGLQAFEPGTGWAYSNTAYVLLGAVIEKASERRYDVAMKERLFTPLGLNDTAVDDASQIVAQRGSGYTPTLAPGVFQNASFISMSYPGAAGSMRSTTTDLCRWHQALLGGKVLSAAALARMLTPATLADGSLPMQGGSPIRYGLGLSIGEAAGRSLISHSGGIQGFSAYLGSYPDNGLTVATIVNVDGGPAGARVQAMRVAIRDGLLS, from the coding sequence ATGAATCGCAGGCAGGCATTGTTCGGACTGGCAGGTCTGGCCGCGGCTCCCCTGATCGGGGGTGCGCGCCAGGTCCAGGACACCGGCGACCTGTGGGCCCGCATCCGGGCCATGGGTGAGGCAATCATCGCCGAGGGCCTGACGCCCGGTCTCCAGATCAGCGTCAGGCAGGGCGCAGAAGTGGTGTTCCAGCAGGGCTTCGGTCAGGCCAATGTCGAGACCGCCACCCCGATGACGGCGAGCAGCGTCCTGCGGATCGGCTCCCTGACCAAACAGTTCACCGCAGCGACGCTTCTGCTGCTGGAGGCTGAAGGCCGGCTGTCGCTGACCGATCCGCTGTCGCGGTTCCTGCCCGATTTCCCGCGAGCGGCCGATCTGACGCTGGAGCGGATGCTGGACCACACCTCCGGCCTCGGCAACTATACCGATGCCGCCAGCCTGAACACCTTTCTCCAGGCTGGCCGGCCGGACCGATCAATGGCCGAGATGGTCGAGATCATGAAGGCATCTCCCGGTTTGCAGGCCTTCGAGCCCGGCACCGGCTGGGCCTACAGCAACACCGCCTATGTCCTGTTGGGGGCCGTGATCGAGAAGGCGTCGGAACGTCGCTATGACGTGGCGATGAAGGAGCGCCTGTTCACCCCCCTGGGTCTGAACGACACCGCTGTCGACGACGCGTCCCAGATCGTGGCGCAGCGCGGCTCTGGCTACACGCCCACCCTGGCCCCCGGTGTGTTCCAGAACGCCTCCTTCATCTCCATGTCCTACCCGGGCGCGGCCGGATCGATGCGATCGACCACGACGGACCTGTGCCGCTGGCATCAGGCCCTGCTGGGCGGGAAGGTGCTGTCGGCGGCGGCCCTGGCACGCATGCTTACACCGGCCACCCTGGCGGACGGCAGCCTGCCGATGCAGGGCGGATCGCCCATACGCTATGGGCTGGGCCTCTCGATCGGCGAGGCAGCGGGCCGTTCCCTGATCAGCCATTCAGGCGGCATCCAGGGCTTCTCTGCGTATCTCGGCAGCTATCCGGACAACGGCCTGACCGTAGCCACCATCGTCAATGTCGATGGGGGACCGGCCGGAGCGCGCGTCCAGGCCATGAGGGTCGCGATCCGCGACGGACTGCTGTCCTGA
- the rpsA gene encoding 30S ribosomal protein S1 has product MTDTMTPSRDDFAALLDETLQGRDLGEGQVVHGRVVGIEKDIIIIDVGLKTEGRIAAREFGIGEGAVIPKVGDNVEVYLERVENALGEAVISRDKARREEAWTRLEVVFAEQQPVMGAIVGRVKGGFTVDLGGASAFLPGSQVDIRPVRDVGPLMGKEQPFAILKMDRPRGNIVVSRRAILEEARAEQRTELVGQLQEGEVRDGVVKNITDYGAFVDLGGIDGLLHVTDMSWKRVSHPSQVLAVGDTVKVQIVKINPDTQRISLGMKQLQSDPWDGVEAKYPVGAKYSGRVTNITDYGAFVELEAGVEGLVHVSEMSWTKKNVHPGKIVSTSQEVDVVVLDVDSSKRRISLGLKQAQDNPWDAFVAANPVGSTVEGEVKNATEFGLFIGLDNDIDGMVHLSDLDWNVSGEEAIQRYRKGEMVKAKVLDVDVEKERVSLGIKQLGGDPMEGDTYKKGQIVTVTVTAIESGGIEVKFGEDDAPVSSFVRKSDLSRDRGEQRPERFSVGDRLDAMITSIDKATRRVSVSVKALEMKDEAEAIEQFGSSDSGASLGDILGAALREKTAPKE; this is encoded by the coding sequence ATGACCGATACCATGACCCCCTCGCGCGACGATTTCGCCGCGCTTCTCGATGAGACCCTGCAGGGCCGCGATCTCGGCGAAGGCCAGGTCGTCCACGGCCGCGTTGTCGGCATCGAGAAGGACATCATCATCATCGACGTCGGTCTGAAGACCGAAGGCCGCATCGCTGCCCGCGAGTTCGGCATCGGCGAAGGTGCTGTCATCCCCAAGGTCGGCGACAATGTCGAAGTCTATCTGGAGCGCGTCGAGAACGCTCTGGGTGAAGCCGTCATCAGCCGCGACAAGGCCCGCCGCGAAGAAGCCTGGACCCGTCTGGAAGTGGTCTTCGCCGAGCAGCAGCCGGTCATGGGCGCCATCGTGGGCCGCGTGAAGGGTGGCTTCACCGTCGATCTGGGCGGTGCCTCCGCCTTCCTGCCGGGTTCGCAGGTCGACATCCGCCCCGTGCGCGACGTCGGCCCGCTGATGGGCAAGGAACAGCCCTTCGCGATCCTGAAGATGGACCGTCCGCGCGGCAACATCGTCGTCTCGCGCCGCGCCATCCTGGAAGAAGCCCGCGCCGAACAGCGCACGGAGCTGGTCGGCCAGCTGCAAGAGGGTGAAGTCCGCGACGGCGTCGTCAAGAACATCACCGACTACGGCGCGTTCGTGGACCTGGGCGGCATCGACGGCCTGCTGCACGTCACCGACATGAGCTGGAAGCGCGTCTCGCACCCGTCGCAGGTGCTGGCGGTCGGCGACACGGTCAAGGTTCAGATCGTCAAGATCAACCCGGACACCCAGCGCATCAGCCTGGGCATGAAGCAGCTGCAGTCGGACCCGTGGGACGGCGTCGAAGCCAAATACCCGGTCGGGGCCAAGTACTCGGGCCGCGTCACCAACATCACCGACTACGGCGCCTTCGTGGAACTGGAAGCCGGTGTCGAAGGCCTGGTCCACGTTTCGGAAATGTCCTGGACCAAGAAGAACGTCCATCCGGGCAAGATCGTCTCCACCTCTCAGGAAGTGGACGTGGTCGTCCTGGACGTCGACAGCTCCAAGCGCCGGATCTCGCTGGGCCTGAAGCAGGCGCAGGACAATCCGTGGGATGCCTTTGTTGCCGCCAACCCGGTCGGCTCCACCGTCGAGGGCGAAGTCAAGAACGCCACCGAGTTCGGCCTGTTCATCGGCCTGGACAACGACATCGACGGCATGGTGCACCTGTCCGACCTGGACTGGAACGTCTCGGGCGAAGAGGCCATCCAGCGCTATCGCAAGGGCGAGATGGTCAAGGCCAAGGTCCTGGACGTCGACGTCGAGAAGGAACGCGTCTCGCTGGGCATCAAGCAGCTGGGCGGCGATCCGATGGAAGGCGACACCTACAAGAAGGGTCAGATCGTCACCGTCACCGTCACGGCGATCGAGTCCGGCGGCATCGAGGTCAAGTTCGGTGAAGACGACGCTCCGGTGTCGAGCTTCGTCCGCAAGTCGGACCTGTCGCGCGATCGCGGCGAGCAGCGCCCCGAGCGCTTCTCGGTCGGGGATCGTCTGGATGCCATGATCACGAGCATCGACAAGGCCACGCGCCGCGTCTCCGTCTCGGTCAAGGCCCTGGAAATGAAGGACGAGGCCGAGGCCATCGAACAGTTCGGTTCGTCGGACTCCGGCGCGTCGCTGGGCGACATCCTGGGCGCGGCGCTTCGCGAGAAGACCGCTCCCAAGGAATAG
- the cmk gene encoding (d)CMP kinase, with protein MVPSLPLVIAVDGPAASGKGTIASRLAQVYGLPFLDTGLLYRAVGMGVLSAGADLSDEAAAEGVARALDADGLSDDPRLTTGEAGEAASRVAGYPGVRAALLELQQAFASQPGGAVLDGRDIGTVIAPNAPAKLFVTATPQVRARRRWKQLHDRGDAITYEAMLADIQRRDERDAGRGAAPMVQAPDAVLLDTTEMDIETAFDAARRIVEAARARYSL; from the coding sequence ATGGTGCCTTCTCTCCCTCTCGTTATCGCCGTCGATGGACCTGCCGCCTCGGGAAAGGGGACGATCGCGTCTCGGCTGGCGCAGGTCTACGGCCTGCCCTTCCTGGATACTGGCCTGCTGTACCGGGCGGTCGGCATGGGCGTGCTGTCCGCCGGGGCGGACCTGTCGGATGAGGCGGCGGCCGAGGGGGTGGCGCGGGCCCTGGATGCGGACGGCCTGTCGGACGATCCCCGGCTGACGACAGGCGAGGCGGGCGAGGCGGCCAGTCGGGTCGCGGGCTATCCGGGCGTGCGGGCCGCCCTGCTGGAACTGCAGCAGGCCTTTGCCAGCCAGCCGGGCGGGGCCGTTCTGGACGGTCGCGACATCGGTACGGTGATCGCGCCGAACGCACCGGCAAAACTGTTCGTCACCGCCACGCCGCAGGTCCGCGCCCGCCGCCGCTGGAAGCAACTGCACGACCGGGGCGACGCCATCACCTATGAGGCCATGCTGGCCGACATCCAGCGGCGGGACGAGCGGGACGCCGGGCGCGGGGCCGCCCCGATGGTCCAGGCGCCAGACGCGGTCTTGCTGGATACCACCGAGATGGATATAGAGACGGCCTTCGATGCGGCCCGCCGTATCGTCGAGGCCGCGCGCGCCCGGTACAGTCTCTAG
- a CDS encoding RidA family protein, which translates to MRRLISSGSSFEAQIGYSRAVVDGDWVFVSGTTGFDYADMTISDDVAVQTEQALKNIAAALTEAGASFADVVRVHYLLPDAADFEACWPALGRAFGEVRPAATMMQVGLADPRMKIEIEVTARLGSAA; encoded by the coding sequence ATGCGCCGCCTGATTTCCTCCGGCTCCAGCTTCGAAGCCCAGATCGGCTATTCCCGCGCCGTCGTGGACGGGGACTGGGTCTTCGTGTCGGGGACCACCGGCTTCGACTATGCCGACATGACGATTTCGGACGACGTCGCGGTCCAGACCGAACAGGCACTGAAGAACATCGCCGCCGCCCTGACCGAGGCGGGGGCCAGTTTCGCCGATGTGGTGCGGGTGCACTATCTCTTGCCGGACGCCGCCGATTTCGAGGCCTGCTGGCCCGCCCTGGGCCGGGCCTTCGGCGAAGTGCGGCCCGCCGCGACGATGATGCAGGTCGGTCTGGCCGATCCCCGAATGAAGATCGAGATCGAGGTGACGGCGCGTCTGGGAAGCGCCGCATGA